One genomic segment of Ipomoea triloba cultivar NCNSP0323 chromosome 9, ASM357664v1 includes these proteins:
- the LOC116029086 gene encoding replication protein A 70 kDa DNA-binding subunit A-like has translation MNIWNITRSTMIQKLSPDEAIDISGHVQAHLSPFHHIFDYFLSRRPISIMAIVIYKLPRQIVVTKNGEQNVHDFVVMNEELKPIMLTLWGTFAVNQGVQLELQLRQGKFPIILAEGLNVNAFQGLSLSTLYNTSIEVDPVGHVAKVLTDWKDKNSELIYKEIVDKTYLDSLLALADPIRQRKTCLSSLETGFEQKPIAWVRGKIRLLKRDGFDYYVGCNYCNKIVHSTEGLQLQCMNCGQTDGITVKRYKVDIEIFDNVGSVRATMFNHEVHRLLLLTSSNIPTCENDGAMLQQTLDNLGLVFALKKNTIFSEQSTKYTVACLCNDVQLDLADSNDGLFRQSLMLGNPTKRRLDFSQLSGDSVDDSQASSPPNDKGKKPKIG, from the exons ATGAATATTTGGAATATAACGAGGAGTACTATGATTCAAAAACTTAGTCCTGATGAGGCAATTGACATATCTGGACATGTCCAGGCTCATCTGAGCCCATTTCACCATatttttgactattttttatctCGCCGACCAATAA GCATTATGGCGATTGTTATATACAAGTTACCACGCCAAATTGTGGTGACCAAAAATGGCGAACAAAATGTTCATGATTTTGTTGTCATGAACGAAGA ATTGAAGCCTATTATGCTAACACTTTGGGGAACGTTTGCTGTAAACCAAGGGGTTCAACTTGAATTACAACTTCGGCAAGGGAAATTCCCCATTATACTTGCTGAAGGATTGAACGTTAATGCATTCCAAG ggTTGTCACTGAGTACACTATATAACACATCAATTGAAGTTGATCCTGTTGGCCACGTTGCAAAAGTCCTTACTGATTG GAAGGACAAAAACTCTGAACTCATCTACAAGGAAATTGTAGATAAGACTTACCTTGATTCATTGCTTGCATTGGCAGACCCTATAAGGCAACGAAAAACATGCCTTTCATCTCTTGAAACTGGATTTGAACAA AAACCAATTGCATGGGTGAGAGGCAAAATTAGATTGCTTAAGCGTGATGGTTTCGACTACTACGTTGGTTGCAATTACTGCAACAAAATAGTCCACTCAACTGAAGGCTTACAACTCCAATGCATGAACTGTGGACAAACTGATGGCATCACTGTCAAAag GTATAAGGTGGACATAGAAATATTTGATAACGTTGGAAGTGTACGCGCAACAATGTTTAATCATGAGGTGCACCGACTATTGTTACTGACGTCGTCCAACATACCTACCTGCGAAAACGATGGTGCTATGCTCCAACAAACACTCGATAATCTTGGGCTTGTGTTTGCTCTCAAGAAAAACACCATATTCAGTGAACAAAGCACAAAGTATACAGTAGCGTGTCTGTGCAACGATGTACAGCTAGACTTAGCTGACTCAAACGATGGTTTGTTTAGGCAATCGTTGATGCTAGGAAATCCCACGAAAAGAAGGCTTGATTTTAGCCAATTATCGGGAGACAGTGTAGACGATTCGCAAGCAAGCAGTCCACCAAATGATAAAGGGAAAAAGCCTAAAATTGGTTGA